In Aspergillus nidulans FGSC A4 chromosome II, the genomic stretch GACGAGCGTGAAGCAGCATCCATGATATCTCCCTTTCGCCAACGGTTATTGCAAGTTTGTGCGGTCCGAGGTTATTATGAGACAAAATGGATAATGCGAGTCGACAAGTTCAAGATTGCCCGTTGCGGCGTTCGGAACGCATACGCAAATTAGAAGGTGGGGAGTCAATAAACACTCAAGTAACTATGTACTAAAACGATTAATAATTACTAGGAATTAGTCTTAAAAGAGGAAACTCACTGAAGAGATAAATTGTTCCAGTCCTTTGAGGTCCAGGCTCAAGTACCTAGCGATCTTGGACCGCTGGACGAAGTTTGTTGACAACGGACACCGGAAGAATCCCCGCTGCTCGGGCACTAAAAGTAGAAGCCCTCGTGCATCTAAAGCCACGAGTCCGTGAAACGGAGTAGAGCCCCAGAAGATCAGGGTCAAACTAGTCGGGAATTTGCTGGTTTTTCTACTTTATTTCAAGAAAGACCTGATGATCGAGCCTTGGAACCTGCCCCTTTACAGGGAGGCGGTTTATGCCGCAGCACTTCATGTCAACTGACAAACCTAGTTAGTCCGGCTCCAACCGCTCGTCTTTTCGATCGCCCGCCGGACCGCCTCCCTGAATCGCTTCGATCCCCCCGCATAAGTTACCCCCCAAGCCAATAGTTTCAGGGGTGTGGCTGATATTGGACTTTCTTACACGCGAACGCGTTCCTCATAAATCCTTTTTGCGCACACTTGCCAACTTGCTCGTCACTCTGCAAGGGCACATGCATGCTTCTTTACTACATCGCCGTGCCTGCTATTCCTCGGCCAAATCGATTCAGTCAGCTTGTCATCCATTAGGGCAAACCTCTCGGCGTGCACAGATCTTTGCCCCATCATCTCGTCCTTTATTCAGCCCAATTTCAGCACGCTCGTACCTACCGAGACGGATATTCTCCACTTCCCTATCATCACCCTTTAGAGAACCGAGGAAGGGCTCAACTGGCTGGGCGATCACGTTCACGGTCCTTCTCATATTTGGGGGAGCTTGGCTGCAGAATAAATATCGTACACTTGGGGCTGATTCCGTTCCCCAGTCGACTGCTCTCGAaccccaagaaaaagaagatcTATTTCTCGGCGTACTCAATACCCTTAAGACCATGCCTATCGAGGCCGCTCCCGGCACTGTGGGCAACCTCACCCCGGAACAAGAGGCCAAGCTCCAGGAATTCTGGGTCCTCTTGTTCAAGGTGTGTGGCGTCCAGATGGATGGTATAGAAGAAACCGAGAACCGTCCCCCGAGTCCCGcacaagaaaaaaagcagCCGCCAAAGCGGAGATTCGGTTTCTTTGGAGGAGGTTCTCAGGAGAAAGATGAATCTACCGCAGCGAACGATGCTGCCTCCGGTATCGCGTCACTTACAATTACCGATGGAGACGATAAGTTCGGCACGTCGAAGGAGTTCCAGAAGGCTCTCGCTGAAATCAAACCAGAGGACATGCGGACCGCGTTCTGGAGCATGGTAAAACAGGACAACCCGGAtagcctgctgctgcgttTCCTGCGGGCGCGGAAGTGGGATGTTAAGAAAGCGCTCATGATGCTTATTTCGACCATTCGCTGGAGACTGCTTGACGCGAaggtggatgaagatatcATGGTCAATGGGGAACATCTTGCTTTGGAGCAACTAAAGAGCAGCGACAGTGccgaaagaaagaagggagaagaCTTTATCAAACAATTCCGCCTGGGCAAGAGTTTCCTTCACGGTGTCGACAAGCTGGGCCGTCCAATCTGTTATGTTCGGGTCCGTTTGCACCGTGCCGGTGATCAAGACATTGAGGCGCTGGACCGATTTACAGTGTTTACGATAGAATCTGCTCGGATGATGTTGGTGCCTCCAGTGG encodes the following:
- a CDS encoding CRAL-TRIO domain-containing protein (transcript_id=CADANIAT00005018), whose protein sequence is MHASLLHRRACYSSAKSIQSACHPLGQTSRRAQIFAPSSRPLFSPISARSYLPRRIFSTSLSSPFREPRKGSTGWAITFTVLLIFGGAWLQNKYRTLGADSVPQSTALEPQEKEDLFLGVLNTLKTMPIEAAPGTVGNLTPEQEAKLQEFWVLLFKVCGVQMDGIEETENRPPSPAQEKKQPPKRRFGFFGGGSQEKDESTAANDAASGIASLTITDGDDKFGTSKEFQKALAEIKPEDMRTAFWSMVKQDNPDSLLLRFLRARKWDVKKALMMLISTIRWRLLDAKVDEDIMVNGEHLALEQLKSSDSAERKKGEDFIKQFRLGKSFLHGVDKLGRPICYVRVRLHRAGDQDIEALDRFTVFTIESARMMLVPPVETACVIFDMTDFSLANMDYHPVKFMIKCFEANYPESLGVVLIHKAPWIFSSIWNVIKGWLDPVVAAKIQFTKTQQDLEEFIPKSRIITELEGDEKWEYKYIEPKEGENDKLKETAKRDELITQRQKLAKEVQDATVAWILASRKKEEDKAKEVTEKRKDLIGRLRTQYWQLDPYVRAPSLYDRLNIIQGDGKIEFYPEAATNGEAAKSN